From the genome of Epinephelus moara isolate mb chromosome 10, YSFRI_EMoa_1.0, whole genome shotgun sequence, one region includes:
- the peak3 gene encoding inactive tyrosine-protein kinase PEAK1, producing MASGPGSRAEEQPPALPLKQRRSHSSRNSSVESDCLIFSSVGLLHQNYACNDVFPEPTDCHAAQCPIHQRYDPSRHLERFFSDGTPPPVPKKKLARTVSLPGTKAPPLCPPSPLQRYPQNFDNPLYMLAPIPNIYFHEEIEEFQPIRGSPVSLQSFSQLSFDTPDEHLPHLVSTFDDQRVVSQGIQHRHLLFLRSMAQNVEAGILLRGEAAERDVISYQPEDFLLCEGSEPKQIGDTVYYSLHSPKLPGRMLGLRAHKQTDEASSAHTKHQPSHVNVQDVITQFQASSTPRSESSILQNQDPFFPLKSDCTAAKSPGGGSTECATDHENISLPSVQSFLQRGLSVSVERDFPQATLEDFVQDSSSLQSTDCLDYDRQVCALLLQVLMGSQHLYNISATAAELRPRGIFLVWPSRENEEGENKLEHDASEIKSSFKTSRWKDEMERLQAAKQGKIQMLWRTYGSPRVVLTPLSSALSVPNPLTYIKSQIGNLIQYCFHSQESQTPLGSAPTLFMSSHRQGLLYLASLLHSDSSGPQMADMVATLQVLLWGPRVPLFNHRGSMTTAVHNWLTIKRALLVMKLAERGLIQDQSVLDWEDCMCLQYLSFTDPETVVSVTSQLWLTPNTDSPS from the exons ATGGCGTCTGGTCCTGGCAGCAGAGCGGAGGAACAACCACCAGCACTGCCTCTCAAACAGCGCAG GAGCCATTCCTCTAGAAACTCCAGTGTGGAGTCTGACTGTCTTATATTCAGCTCTGTTGGACTCCTGCATCAAAACTACGCATGCAACGATGTCTTCCCCGAACCCACTGACTGTCATGCAGCCCAGTGCCCCATACACCAACGCTACG ATCCCTCCCGACACCTGGAGAGATTTTTCTCAGATGGCACCCCGCCGCCTGTTCCAAAGAAGAAGCTAGCCCGCACTGTCTCCCTCCCTGGCACCAAGGCGCCTCCACTCTGTCCTCCGTCTCCACTGCAAAGATACCCTCAAAACTTTGACAACCCCCTGTACATGCTGGCCCCCATACCCAACATCTACTTCCATGAGGAGATAGAAGAgtttcaaccaatcagagggagTCCTGTCTCCTTGCAGTCCTTCTCCCAGTTGTCCTTTGACACCCCAGATGAGCATCTGCCCCACCTCGTCAGCACCTTTGATGACCAGAGGGTTGTTTCTCAGGGGATTCAGCATCGCCACCTTCTCTTTCTGAGAAGCATGGCACAGAACGTGGAGGCTGGGATCCTGCTGCGAGGAGAGGCCGCAGAGAGGGACGTCATCTCATACCAGCCTGAGGATTTCCTGCTGTGTGAGGGCAGCGAGCCAAAGCAGATCGGCGACACGGTTTACTACAGCCTGCACAGCCCCAAGCTTCCAGGGAGGATGCTTGGTTTAAGG GCACACAAGCAGACTGACGAAGCTTCCTCGGCTCACACCAAACACCAGCCATCGCATGTCAACGTGCAAGATGTTATTACTCAATTCCAAGCAAGCAGCACCCCGAGGAGTGAATCTAGCATATTACAAAACCAAGAtcccttttttcctctcaagtCGGACTGCACTGCTGCTAAATCACCAGGTGGAGGCAGCACTGAGTGTGCCACAGATCATGAGAACATTAGTCTGCCCTCAGTTCAGTCTTTCCTCCAGAGAGGCCTCTCGGTGAGCGTTGAGAGAGACTTCCCACAAGCCACTCTGGAGGACTTTGTTCAGGACAGCAGCTCGCTGCAGAGCACAGATTGTTTGGATTACGACAGACAGGTATGTGCTCTGTTGCTGCAGGTATTAATGGGCTCACAACATCTGTACAACATCAGTGCCACTGCTGCTGAGCTCAGACCTCGGGGGATCTTTTTAGTGTGGCCCAGCAGGGAGAATGAAGAGGGAGAAAACAAGCTAGAGCATGATGCCTCTGAAATAAAGAGCAGTTTCAAGACCAGCAGATGGAAAGATGAAATGGAGCGGTTACAGGCGGCGAAACAAGGAAAGATCCAGATGTTATGGAGGACATATGGCTCCCCTCGTGTGGTGTTGACCCCGCTGTCATCTGCTCTGTCTGTTCCTAACCCCCTCACCTACATCAAATCCCAGATTGGAAACCTAATTCAATACTGCTTCCACTCGCAGGAGAGCCAAACACCTCTGGGCTCAGCTCCAACCCTGTTCATGTCCTCACACCGACAGGGCCTTCTCTATCTGGCCTCTCTGCTCCATAGTGACAGCAGCGGGCCACAGATGGCCGACATGGTGGCCACGCTTCAGGTGCTCCTCTGGGGGCCACGGGTCCCACTCTTCAATCACAGAGGCTCTATGACCACCGCCGTACACAACTGGCTGACGATCAAGCGAGCCCTGCTGGTGATGAAGTTGGCCGAGAGAGGGCTGATCCAGGATCAGTCGGTTCTCGACTGGGAGGACTGTATGTGCCTGCAATACCTGTCGTTTACAGACCCCGAGACAGTTGTGAGCGTGACAAGTCAGCTATGGCTCACTCCGAATACAGACAGTCCATCTTGA